In the Streptomyces sp. f51 genome, one interval contains:
- a CDS encoding Lrp/AsnC family transcriptional regulator, with protein sequence MDEIDRAILRELQIDGRIAYAELGPKVGLSASAARQRLQRLLDSQAVQVVGVTDPMGMGGQAMALLGIAVDDDPRVVADALAERPEVVYSVLTSGGFDLFAEVVCPGPRDLLDFVNDVVRQIEGVRQVQSFPYFGIHTHRFLWNVG encoded by the coding sequence GTGGACGAGATCGACCGGGCCATCCTGCGGGAACTTCAGATCGACGGCCGTATCGCCTATGCCGAACTCGGCCCGAAGGTCGGGCTGTCCGCCTCGGCGGCCCGCCAGCGTCTTCAGCGCCTGCTCGACTCGCAGGCGGTCCAGGTCGTCGGCGTCACCGACCCGATGGGCATGGGCGGACAGGCGATGGCGCTGCTCGGCATCGCCGTGGATGACGACCCGCGTGTCGTCGCGGACGCGCTGGCCGAACGGCCCGAGGTCGTCTACTCGGTGCTGACCTCGGGCGGATTCGACCTGTTCGCCGAGGTCGTCTGCCCGGGGCCGCGGGATCTGCTGGACTTCGTCAACGACGTCGTACGGCAGATCGAGGGCGTCCGGCAGGTGCAGTCGTTCCCCTACTTCGGGATCCACACCCACCGGTTCCTGTGGAACGTGGGCTGA
- a CDS encoding transaminase, with product MDRTRLQQLLARESAEAERRNPRSRAAYERAEHLFGRVPMTWMNKTAGAFPRYLDSARGARVTDIDGHEYIDFCLGDTGAMAGHSPEVVAEAVRTRFAESGGATAMLPTEDAEWVGAELTRRFGLARWSFSLTATDANRWSIRLARAVTGRPKILVNSYSYHGSVDESLIVVGPDGHGEARPGNVGAPCDVTLTSRVAEFNDLEQLERELAHGDVAAVLMEPALTNIGIVLPEPGYLEGVRELTRRYGTLLINDETHTFSAGPGGCTAAWNLEPDMLTIGKAIGGGIPAGAYGLSAELADQLLGRADLDLVDMGGVGGTLAGNALSTAATRATLEHVLTDAAFETMGKLSERFEAGVRAGIDKWSLPWSVSRLGARTEYRFADPAPRTGTESAAAADTELEDFLHLYLANRGILLTPFHNMALMCPATTEQDVDRHTEVFAAALAELAG from the coding sequence ATGGACCGCACCCGCCTTCAGCAGCTCCTGGCGCGTGAGAGCGCCGAGGCCGAGCGCCGCAACCCGCGCTCCAGGGCCGCCTACGAGCGCGCGGAGCATCTGTTCGGCCGGGTTCCGATGACCTGGATGAACAAGACCGCCGGGGCCTTCCCGCGCTATCTGGACAGCGCGCGCGGCGCCCGGGTCACCGACATCGACGGTCACGAGTACATCGACTTCTGTCTCGGCGACACGGGCGCGATGGCCGGTCACTCGCCCGAGGTGGTGGCCGAGGCGGTGCGGACCCGGTTCGCCGAGAGCGGTGGCGCCACCGCGATGCTGCCCACCGAGGACGCGGAATGGGTGGGCGCCGAACTGACCCGGCGCTTCGGGCTCGCGCGCTGGAGCTTCTCGCTCACCGCGACCGACGCCAACCGCTGGTCCATCCGGCTGGCACGAGCCGTCACCGGCCGCCCGAAGATCCTGGTCAACAGCTACAGCTACCACGGCAGCGTCGACGAGTCGCTGATCGTGGTCGGCCCCGACGGGCACGGCGAGGCCCGCCCCGGAAACGTCGGCGCGCCCTGCGACGTCACCCTCACCAGCCGCGTCGCGGAGTTCAACGACCTGGAGCAGCTGGAGCGCGAACTCGCCCACGGGGACGTGGCCGCCGTCCTGATGGAGCCCGCGCTCACCAACATCGGCATCGTGCTGCCCGAGCCGGGGTACCTGGAGGGCGTCCGCGAGCTGACGCGCCGGTACGGCACCCTGCTCATCAACGACGAGACGCACACCTTCTCCGCCGGGCCCGGTGGCTGCACCGCCGCCTGGAACCTGGAGCCGGACATGCTCACCATCGGCAAGGCGATCGGCGGAGGCATCCCGGCCGGCGCGTACGGGCTCTCGGCCGAACTCGCCGACCAGCTGCTCGGCCGCGCCGACCTCGACCTGGTCGACATGGGCGGCGTCGGCGGCACCCTCGCCGGGAACGCCCTGTCCACCGCGGCGACGCGCGCCACCCTGGAACACGTCCTGACCGACGCCGCGTTCGAGACGATGGGGAAGCTGTCGGAACGCTTCGAGGCCGGGGTGCGGGCGGGCATCGACAAGTGGAGCCTGCCGTGGTCGGTGAGCCGCCTCGGAGCCCGTACGGAATACCGGTTCGCCGACCCCGCGCCGCGCACCGGCACGGAATCGGCCGCGGCGGCCGACACGGAGCTGGAGGACTTCCTCCACCTGTACCTCGCCAACCGGGGCATCCTGCTCACCCCGTTCCACAACATGGCGCTCATGTGCCCCGCGACCACCGAGCAGGACGTGGACCGGCACACCGAGGTCTTCGCAGCCGCCCTGGCCGAACTGGCGGGCTGA
- a CDS encoding membrane dipeptidase, with product MTDLPLIVNALGQLDNPNAPQSAEAAAQLNPSSEQLTVDARTLADAHASGLTAVNITLGYTMGDLPPYEHTLHEIDVWDGIIRDNAADLLKVRTAADIRRAREERRIGVIYGFQNAVAVGEDTGRVATFAERGVRVVQLTYNQANHIGDGSMAPENRGLTDFGRSVVEALDEHRLMVDLSHSGERTCLEAAKIARRPVSINHTGCRALADLPRNKTDEELRLVASRGGFVGIYFMPFLNVSGHATAADVVEHIVHAVNVCGEDHVGIGTDGTVTSIDDLDAYRAHLAEHVALRRQAGVGAAGERDDTLPFVLDLRGVDQFRDLVRLLERRGFGSERIEKILGRNFLDYADRVWAPEDSR from the coding sequence ATGACCGACCTCCCCCTGATCGTCAACGCGCTCGGACAGCTCGACAACCCGAACGCCCCCCAGTCGGCCGAGGCCGCCGCGCAGTTGAACCCCTCAAGCGAGCAACTGACCGTCGACGCCCGCACGTTGGCCGACGCCCACGCCTCCGGTCTGACCGCCGTGAACATCACGCTCGGCTACACCATGGGCGATCTGCCGCCCTACGAACACACCCTGCACGAGATCGACGTCTGGGACGGGATCATCCGCGACAACGCGGCCGACCTGCTCAAGGTCCGTACGGCAGCGGACATCCGGCGGGCCCGGGAGGAGCGCCGGATCGGCGTGATCTACGGCTTCCAGAACGCCGTCGCGGTCGGCGAGGACACCGGACGCGTCGCCACCTTCGCCGAGCGCGGAGTCCGGGTCGTCCAGCTCACGTACAACCAGGCCAACCACATCGGCGACGGCTCCATGGCACCGGAGAACCGGGGTCTGACCGACTTCGGCCGGAGCGTGGTCGAGGCCCTGGACGAGCACCGCCTCATGGTCGACCTCTCGCACAGCGGTGAGCGCACCTGCCTGGAGGCCGCCAAGATCGCGCGGCGCCCCGTCTCGATCAACCACACCGGCTGCCGCGCGCTCGCCGACCTGCCCCGCAACAAGACGGACGAGGAGCTGCGCCTGGTGGCCTCACGCGGCGGCTTCGTGGGCATCTACTTCATGCCCTTCCTGAACGTGTCGGGTCACGCGACGGCCGCCGACGTCGTGGAGCACATCGTCCACGCGGTCAACGTGTGCGGCGAGGACCATGTCGGCATCGGCACCGACGGCACCGTGACGTCCATCGACGACCTCGACGCCTACCGCGCGCATCTCGCCGAGCACGTGGCCCTGCGGCGCCAGGCCGGAGTCGGGGCGGCGGGGGAGCGCGACGACACGCTTCCCTTCGTGCTCGACCTGAGGGGCGTGGACCAGTTCCGCGACCTCGTCCGGCTGCTGGAACGGCGCGGATTCGGTTCGGAGCGCATCGAGAAGATCCTCGGCAGGAACTTCCTGGACTACGCCGACCGGGTGTGGGCCCCGGAGGACTCCCGGTAG
- a CDS encoding amidohydrolase family protein, protein MTDETSGAPAPHAPAVTGTVAVYRGATLFDGTGAPARGSTSIVIDGQVIRAVGDDAEIAADLPADAQVFDLDGRFVVPGLIDAHQHIATPPDRPVAEAVLRRLVHSGVTAIRDMADDLRQVGDLARATLVGEIPGPDIRYAALMAGPGFFDDPRTHQVSQGETPGAVPWMQAITKDTDLPIAVALARGTHASAIKVYADLDHATVAAIAAEAHRQGIPVWAHATVFPASPGEVVAAGADSVSHVTLLAFEGTDEPLTSYKTKPKVDHERFAAGDDPRVEELFALMRRRGTVLDATAGMWASEALAGEGPEDAARAAANTELAAVLTAQAHRAGVEIATGTDYETDAGDPFPALYDELAFLVRRCGMSPAQVLRSATLVGARSAGAEDVMGSVEAGKLANFVVLEDDPLRDIENLHSLTLTVKRGRRFERRDFDGAAVTHPVEETR, encoded by the coding sequence ATGACGGACGAGACTTCGGGCGCACCGGCCCCGCACGCGCCCGCGGTGACGGGAACCGTCGCGGTCTACCGCGGCGCGACACTGTTCGACGGCACGGGCGCCCCCGCCCGGGGCTCGACGTCCATCGTGATCGACGGCCAGGTCATCCGTGCCGTCGGCGACGACGCCGAGATCGCCGCTGACCTCCCCGCCGACGCCCAGGTCTTCGACCTCGACGGAAGATTCGTCGTCCCCGGCCTGATCGACGCCCACCAGCACATCGCGACCCCGCCGGACCGGCCCGTCGCCGAGGCGGTGCTGCGCCGGCTCGTCCACAGCGGGGTCACCGCCATCCGGGACATGGCCGACGACCTGCGTCAGGTCGGCGACCTCGCGCGGGCGACGCTCGTCGGCGAGATCCCGGGACCCGACATCCGCTACGCCGCCCTGATGGCGGGACCCGGCTTCTTCGACGACCCGCGCACCCACCAGGTCTCCCAGGGCGAGACGCCCGGTGCCGTGCCGTGGATGCAGGCGATCACCAAGGACACCGACCTGCCGATCGCGGTCGCCCTGGCCCGCGGGACGCACGCCTCCGCGATCAAGGTGTACGCCGATCTCGACCACGCCACCGTCGCCGCGATCGCCGCGGAGGCGCACCGCCAGGGCATCCCCGTCTGGGCCCACGCCACCGTCTTCCCCGCCTCGCCGGGCGAGGTCGTCGCGGCCGGCGCCGACAGCGTCTCGCACGTCACGCTGCTCGCCTTCGAGGGCACGGACGAGCCCCTGACCAGCTACAAGACCAAGCCGAAGGTCGACCACGAGCGGTTCGCCGCCGGTGACGACCCCCGTGTCGAGGAACTGTTCGCCCTGATGCGGCGACGCGGCACGGTCCTCGACGCGACCGCGGGCATGTGGGCGAGCGAGGCGCTGGCGGGCGAGGGGCCCGAGGACGCGGCCCGTGCCGCGGCCAACACCGAGCTCGCCGCCGTCCTCACCGCCCAGGCCCACCGGGCCGGCGTGGAGATCGCGACCGGCACGGACTACGAGACCGACGCCGGGGACCCGTTCCCCGCCCTCTACGACGAGTTGGCCTTCCTCGTGCGGCGCTGCGGGATGTCACCCGCGCAGGTGCTGCGCTCGGCCACCCTCGTCGGTGCGCGCAGCGCGGGCGCCGAGGACGTCATGGGCAGCGTCGAGGCGGGCAAGCTCGCCAACTTCGTGGTCCTGGAGGACGATCCGCTGCGGGACATCGAGAACCTGCACAGCCTCACCCTGACCGTCAAGCGAGGCCGGCGCTTCGAGCGCCGGGACTTCGACGGCGCCGCCGTGACCCACCCCGTCGAGGAGACCCGATGA
- a CDS encoding IclR family transcriptional regulator — translation MPEAPRTAVDKALDLVEAVARASQPPRLTDLAEEVGLHRATAYRVLVDLVRRGWVLRAGDRYLPGTAVLQLSSSAARNSLGALARPVLAALSERTGLMVNLQVPEVDRSRVIDVVRPDRLAMISSLTGQALPVHRFAGPLALVAALTPADRVPYLRAAEEAGFPLEGPEGLLSDIEEAERTGFAVEYGRNEQPVASLARAVVTRPGAPGCALTLVGLGPDFGEARLPGLRERLREATDELAHILSGAPASEPPSPSPAPSTEGPA, via the coding sequence TTGCCCGAGGCACCCCGCACCGCGGTGGACAAGGCCCTGGACCTGGTCGAGGCCGTGGCCCGCGCCTCGCAGCCGCCGCGTCTGACCGACCTCGCCGAGGAGGTCGGCCTGCATCGCGCGACCGCCTACCGCGTGCTCGTCGACCTGGTCAGGCGCGGCTGGGTGCTGCGCGCCGGCGACCGCTACCTGCCCGGCACGGCGGTCCTCCAGCTGTCGTCCTCGGCGGCCCGCAACTCGCTCGGCGCGCTGGCCCGTCCTGTGCTCGCGGCGCTGTCCGAGCGCACCGGCTTGATGGTCAACCTCCAGGTGCCCGAGGTCGACCGGTCCCGCGTGATCGACGTCGTACGGCCCGACCGGCTGGCGATGATCAGCAGTCTGACCGGGCAGGCCCTGCCCGTTCACCGGTTTGCGGGACCGCTCGCCCTCGTGGCCGCGCTCACCCCCGCCGACCGGGTGCCCTATCTGCGCGCCGCCGAGGAGGCCGGTTTCCCGCTGGAGGGGCCCGAAGGGCTGCTGTCCGACATCGAGGAAGCCGAACGAACCGGATTCGCCGTCGAGTACGGGCGCAACGAACAGCCGGTCGCCTCGCTCGCCCGCGCCGTGGTCACCCGTCCCGGCGCGCCGGGCTGCGCCCTCACCCTGGTCGGACTGGGGCCGGACTTCGGCGAGGCCCGTCTGCCCGGCCTGCGGGAGCGGCTGCGCGAGGCGACGGACGAGCTGGCGCACATCCTCTCCGGCGCCCCGGCCTCCGAACCCCCCTCTCCCTCCCCCGCCCCGTCCACCGAAGGCCCGGCATGA
- a CDS encoding ornithine cyclodeaminase family protein produces the protein MSEILFLDGARTRAALDPHRVLEALTTALIAVARDEVSVPPRIAAHTPHGLLGAMPGHVPGLGLAAKLVSVFADPERPGRSSHRGLVAFFDETDGRPLALMDAEPLTEIRTAATATLSARALARPGAGGVAVVGTGAQARAQIALLAAVDPATPVVVAGRDRERARSAAALHPAGRVAYGIEDAVRGACTVFCCTGAVRPVIRRDWLAPGTHISSVGGSHGPELDADTVRDAALFAEWPGAATTGPPSGAHELQDLAPGREVTLLGSVLCGEHPGRRDDGELTLFKSTGHAALDVAAAHVADAVARAREWGTLIAL, from the coding sequence ATGAGCGAGATCCTCTTCCTCGACGGAGCGCGGACACGCGCCGCACTCGACCCGCACCGCGTCCTGGAGGCCCTGACCACGGCCCTGATCGCCGTCGCCCGGGACGAGGTCTCCGTACCGCCGCGGATCGCCGCGCACACCCCGCACGGTCTGCTCGGCGCGATGCCCGGCCATGTGCCGGGGCTCGGGCTCGCGGCCAAGCTCGTGTCCGTGTTCGCCGACCCGGAGCGCCCCGGCCGCAGCAGCCACCGGGGCCTCGTCGCGTTCTTCGACGAGACCGACGGCCGCCCGCTGGCCCTGATGGACGCGGAGCCCCTCACCGAGATCCGGACCGCGGCCACCGCCACGCTCAGCGCCCGCGCCCTGGCCCGTCCCGGGGCCGGCGGGGTGGCCGTCGTCGGAACGGGCGCCCAGGCACGGGCCCAGATCGCGCTCCTGGCGGCCGTGGACCCCGCCACCCCCGTCGTCGTCGCGGGCCGTGATCGCGAACGCGCCCGCAGTGCCGCCGCCCTCCACCCGGCCGGCCGGGTCGCGTACGGCATCGAGGACGCCGTACGAGGGGCATGCACGGTGTTCTGCTGCACCGGCGCCGTGCGTCCGGTGATCCGTCGCGACTGGCTCGCGCCCGGCACCCACATCAGCTCGGTGGGCGGCTCCCACGGGCCCGAACTGGACGCCGACACCGTCCGGGACGCCGCCCTCTTCGCCGAGTGGCCCGGCGCCGCCACGACCGGGCCCCCCTCCGGCGCCCACGAACTCCAGGACCTCGCACCCGGCCGGGAGGTGACGCTCCTCGGCTCGGTCCTGTGCGGCGAACACCCCGGCCGGCGCGACGACGGCGAACTCACCCTGTTCAAGTCGACCGGCCACGCGGCGCTCGACGTCGCCGCGGCCCACGTCGCCGACGCCGTGGCCCGCGCCCGGGAGTGGGGCACCCTCATCGCCCTGTGA
- a CDS encoding oxygenase MpaB family protein: MARTGANGGGVRERLGSALFTRVAGPDGPENRARIHGTPGPRWFGPDRPIRTVHGDASMFIGGLSALLLQSLHPLAMAAVSAHSGFRGDPWGRLQRTSTFLAVTTYGTADSAQEACDRVRAVHRRVRGTTSDGTPYHAADPHLLGWVHVAEVDSFLRAHRRYGARPLSGPDYDAYVADTARVASALGVLDPPTDRAELAERLNAYRAEARATPEARDAARFLLLNPPVPLVARLPYGVLAANAVSLLPTWAASELRLPRLPLVDSVCVRPLGCAFTSAVRWAMAPQRARAVEAVV, encoded by the coding sequence ATGGCACGGACCGGAGCGAACGGCGGCGGAGTACGGGAACGACTGGGCAGCGCCCTGTTCACACGGGTCGCGGGCCCCGACGGGCCGGAGAACCGCGCCCGTATCCACGGCACGCCGGGGCCGCGCTGGTTCGGACCCGACCGCCCGATCCGCACGGTGCACGGGGACGCGTCGATGTTCATCGGCGGCCTCTCCGCACTGCTGCTCCAGTCGCTCCACCCGCTCGCCATGGCCGCCGTCTCCGCGCACTCGGGCTTCCGCGGCGACCCCTGGGGCAGACTCCAGCGCACCAGCACCTTCCTCGCCGTGACCACGTACGGAACGGCCGACAGCGCCCAGGAGGCCTGCGACCGGGTACGGGCGGTGCACCGGCGCGTGCGCGGTACGACCTCGGACGGGACGCCGTACCACGCCGCGGATCCGCACCTTCTCGGCTGGGTCCACGTCGCGGAGGTCGACAGCTTCCTGCGCGCGCACCGGCGCTACGGCGCGCGGCCGCTGTCCGGACCCGACTACGACGCGTACGTGGCGGACACGGCCCGCGTCGCCTCCGCGCTGGGCGTCCTGGACCCGCCCACGGACCGCGCCGAACTCGCGGAGCGGCTGAACGCGTACCGCGCCGAGGCGCGGGCGACGCCCGAAGCCCGCGACGCCGCCCGGTTCCTGCTGCTGAACCCGCCGGTGCCGCTCGTCGCCCGGCTGCCCTACGGGGTGCTCGCCGCGAACGCGGTGTCCCTGCTGCCCACGTGGGCGGCGTCCGAACTCCGGCTGCCCCGGCTTCCGTTGGTGGACAGCGTGTGCGTCCGTCCGCTCGGCTGCGCCTTCACCTCGGCGGTGCGCTGGGCGATGGCACCGCAGCGGGCGCGAGCCGTCGAAGCGGTGGTCTGA
- a CDS encoding NB-ARC domain-containing protein, which yields MLRNLPTVPPGFVGRREELAHLDRALREERVVTLTGAGGVGKSRLALEAADRMLRAGERGVAWADLWPLPDDRLLVASVADAVDFADHTTHPELDSLTDWLADRDALLVLDSCEHLVGPCRRVVARLVRACPRLTVLVTSREPLGVTGEHVVAVGPLPSDTDAVEMFRLRAAAAGAPVSSPADLVAVARLCARLEGMPLAVELIAGQLAHRTVEEVEFELGTRLDITAEGTLAGPPRHRAVRTTIGWSHELCEPPERLLWARMSVFREPVDAATVRAVCAGGPLGGDDVDRALTGLSRKSVLSHADGVYRMLDTVREYGRMWLDRLGEGRASADRHAAHFLGTARDAQDGWLGERQARWYGRLRSAHADLCAALDHLLSERPDSALELIGLLAFPWSCCGHLREAAAYLEDALALSAASGPVRTRALWALGITRVLRGEHEQAGRLAVFCRDRAEVQEDVGGALDAAYLLGLTHLLLGRPMAARQEVERALRGAGGTAFTSPGHILCHLVRVFALTAEGLLDEARREAEELRGGCVARGEWWTRSYTDYQLALIGLFEDRAEDATAHALSMLDGKRHIGDSFGIALGLDLLASALAAQGAGERAVAAYGAGETYWSAVGHPQRGTPELGPVRERYEDTARSLLGDDGYERALAHSALTDPETVLHGLLDGPRGGR from the coding sequence GTGCTGAGAAACCTGCCGACCGTTCCTCCGGGGTTCGTCGGACGCCGGGAAGAACTCGCCCACCTCGACCGCGCGTTGCGCGAGGAACGGGTCGTGACCCTGACCGGGGCCGGCGGGGTCGGCAAGAGCCGGCTCGCGCTGGAGGCGGCGGACCGGATGCTGCGCGCGGGAGAACGCGGGGTGGCGTGGGCCGATCTGTGGCCGTTGCCCGACGACCGGCTGCTCGTCGCCTCCGTGGCCGACGCCGTGGACTTCGCCGACCACACGACCCACCCGGAACTGGACTCCCTGACCGACTGGCTGGCCGACCGGGACGCCCTGCTCGTCCTGGACTCCTGCGAGCACCTGGTCGGCCCGTGCCGTCGCGTGGTCGCCCGGCTCGTCAGGGCCTGCCCGCGCCTGACCGTCCTGGTCACGAGCCGGGAGCCGCTGGGTGTCACCGGTGAACACGTCGTCGCCGTAGGGCCGTTGCCGTCCGACACGGACGCCGTGGAGATGTTCCGTCTGCGCGCGGCCGCCGCCGGTGCCCCGGTGTCCTCCCCGGCGGACCTGGTCGCCGTCGCCCGCCTGTGCGCACGGCTCGAAGGCATGCCGCTCGCGGTGGAGCTGATCGCCGGACAACTGGCGCACCGTACGGTCGAGGAGGTCGAGTTCGAGCTCGGCACGCGCCTGGACATCACGGCGGAGGGCACGCTCGCCGGGCCGCCGCGCCACCGCGCGGTACGGACGACGATCGGCTGGAGCCACGAGCTGTGCGAACCCCCCGAACGCCTTTTGTGGGCACGGATGTCGGTGTTCCGCGAGCCGGTGGACGCGGCCACCGTGCGCGCGGTGTGCGCCGGAGGCCCGCTCGGCGGGGACGACGTCGACCGGGCGCTGACGGGCCTGTCGCGCAAGTCGGTGCTGTCGCACGCCGACGGCGTGTACCGGATGCTCGACACCGTCCGGGAGTACGGCCGTATGTGGCTCGACCGGCTGGGCGAGGGCCGTGCGTCGGCCGACCGGCACGCCGCGCACTTCCTCGGGACGGCCCGCGACGCCCAGGACGGCTGGCTGGGGGAACGGCAGGCGCGCTGGTACGGGCGGCTTCGGTCGGCGCACGCCGACCTGTGCGCGGCGCTCGACCACCTGCTCTCCGAACGGCCGGACAGCGCGCTGGAGTTGATCGGACTGCTCGCCTTCCCGTGGAGCTGCTGCGGACATCTCAGGGAAGCGGCGGCGTACCTGGAGGACGCGCTGGCGCTGTCCGCCGCCTCGGGTCCGGTCAGGACCAGGGCGCTGTGGGCGCTGGGCATCACCCGGGTCCTGCGCGGCGAGCACGAGCAGGCGGGCCGGCTGGCCGTGTTCTGCCGTGACCGCGCGGAGGTCCAGGAGGACGTCGGCGGAGCGCTGGACGCCGCCTATCTCCTCGGTCTGACCCACCTGTTGCTGGGGCGGCCCATGGCGGCGAGACAGGAGGTCGAGCGCGCTCTGCGGGGCGCGGGCGGGACGGCGTTCACCTCCCCCGGGCACATCCTGTGCCACCTGGTCCGGGTGTTCGCCCTCACCGCCGAGGGGCTGCTGGACGAGGCACGCCGGGAGGCGGAGGAGCTGCGAGGGGGCTGTGTCGCCCGCGGCGAGTGGTGGACACGCTCGTACACCGACTACCAACTGGCACTCATCGGCCTCTTCGAGGACCGCGCGGAGGACGCCACCGCCCACGCCCTGTCGATGCTGGACGGCAAGCGGCACATCGGGGACAGCTTCGGCATCGCGCTGGGCCTGGACCTGCTGGCCTCCGCCCTGGCCGCGCAGGGCGCGGGCGAACGGGCGGTCGCCGCGTACGGCGCCGGGGAGACGTACTGGAGCGCGGTGGGCCACCCCCAGCGCGGCACCCCCGAGCTGGGCCCGGTCCGGGAGCGGTACGAGGACACGGCCCGCTCCCTCCTCGGCGACGACGGGTACGAACGGGCCCTGGCGCACTCGGCCCTCACCGACCCCGAGACGGTCCTGCACGGTCTCCTCGACGGTCCCAGGGGCGGCCGCTGA
- a CDS encoding MerR family transcriptional regulator yields MRTDEGTDTAAVGVTTGFLARRLGVSPTTLRSWDRRYGLGPAVRVDGRHRRWTPDDVAMLQEMCRLTAAGLPPAEAARAAKEGARGRVAASPALASRARTTARAGTGVRTAEGTPGDVAQECRGLARAAVRLDAHAVQELLTAAVTTHGLTKAWEEVMVPALREVGRRWESSGDRHVEVERLMSWHVSATLLRVYVSAAGHEPPASASPVLLACVPGELHTLSLEALNAALAERRVPVLMLGAAVPPEALLAAVRRVGPPAVVLWSQSWSTANLPLARHLAATRWGVRGARTRSRIVLGGPGWGTEPGPGLLRPGHLAEALRLITAPDDRAPGTKAPARS; encoded by the coding sequence ATGAGGACCGACGAGGGGACGGACACCGCGGCCGTGGGCGTCACCACCGGGTTCCTGGCGCGCCGGCTCGGGGTGTCGCCCACGACGCTGCGCTCCTGGGACCGGCGGTACGGTCTGGGGCCCGCGGTACGGGTGGACGGCCGCCACCGCCGCTGGACGCCCGACGACGTGGCCATGCTCCAGGAGATGTGCCGGCTGACCGCCGCCGGCCTGCCGCCCGCCGAGGCGGCCCGTGCCGCGAAGGAGGGCGCTCGCGGCCGTGTCGCGGCTTCGCCCGCCCTCGCCTCCCGGGCCCGGACCACGGCGCGCGCCGGGACGGGCGTCCGGACCGCGGAAGGGACGCCGGGAGACGTGGCCCAGGAATGCCGGGGCCTCGCCCGGGCCGCCGTCCGGCTGGACGCCCACGCCGTCCAGGAACTGCTGACGGCGGCGGTCACGACCCATGGTCTGACCAAGGCGTGGGAGGAGGTGATGGTGCCCGCCCTGCGGGAGGTGGGCCGCCGATGGGAGTCCTCGGGGGACCGTCACGTCGAGGTCGAGCGCCTCATGTCCTGGCACGTCTCCGCCACCCTGCTGCGGGTCTACGTGTCCGCGGCGGGGCACGAACCGCCGGCCTCGGCGTCACCCGTGCTGCTGGCCTGCGTTCCGGGTGAGCTGCACACCCTGTCCCTGGAGGCGCTCAACGCGGCGCTGGCGGAACGGCGGGTACCGGTGCTGATGCTCGGCGCGGCCGTCCCGCCCGAGGCCCTCCTGGCGGCGGTGCGCCGGGTCGGACCCCCGGCGGTGGTCCTGTGGTCCCAGTCCTGGTCCACGGCGAACCTCCCGCTCGCCCGCCATCTCGCCGCGACGCGCTGGGGTGTACGGGGAGCACGGACACGGAGCCGGATCGTGCTCGGCGGACCGGGCTGGGGCACCGAGCCGGGCCCCGGACTCCTTCGTCCGGGGCACCTCGCCGAGGCACTGCGCCTGATCACCGCGCCGGACGACCGGGCCCCCGGCACGAAGGCTCCGGCCCGCTCCTGA